AACCATTCTCTATAGTTGAATGTATTGTATACACATTCAAATTTAATTTCGTATTGGGTGTTTGTGCAGATTTTTCCATATCCTATGCAAAGCACCTTTTACTTCTTTGTTCCTCAAGCTGTAGATCATGGGATTCAGCATGGGGATTACCAACGTGTAAAACACAGAGGCCATTTTATCAGTGTCAAAGGAGTGACTGGACTTGGGCTGCATGTACATAAAGGATAGAGTTGCATATAATACAACGACAACTGTCAGGTGAGATCCACAGGTGGAGAAAGCCTTGTGCCTTCCCTGGGCGGTATTCATCCTGAGGATGGCCTTAAGGATCAATATGTAGGATACAAGCACGATCAGAAGAGATGAAACCAAATTAAACACTGAACAGATCTGTATGAACAGCTCGATTTCCAGCGTGCTTGAGCACAGCAAAGCTAACAAGGGGAGACTGTCACAGTAGAAATGACGGATGATGTTATAGCCACAAAAGGATGAAATGAATATCTTTATGGTGGTTATTAGAGAAGGAAAGACACTGTAAAGATAGGGGACTGCTACCAGCACCCAGCAGACTCTTTGTGACATAACTGCTGTGTAGCGCAAAGGGTgacagatggccacgtagcggtcataggccattgCCGACAGAATGAAAAGTTCACTGATGATGAACAAGATGAAGAAAGTCAGCTGTATAGCACACCAATGATACGAGATTGTATTTCGATCAGCTATAAAGTTTACCAACATTTTGGGTCCCACCGCTGTTGAATAACCAAGATCAATGAAAGCCAGGTGTCtgagaaagaagtacatgggtgtctGCAGACCTGAGTCCACCTTGGTGAGGATGATCATGCCCAAGTTGCTCACCACCGATATGGCATAGATGCTGAGGAACAGCCCAAAGAAGGGAGCCTGCAGCTCACGAAGGTCTGTGATTCCCATGAGGATGAATTCACTCAGCACAGTTTGATTCCACTTGTCCATCCAAGCCATTAAGGACAATAACTGTGGGAAGAACCATTGGGAGAGATGGTGGGTTTCAGGAGATCTCATCTGTTAAAAGTTTAGTATTCAAAGCCATTTTGTGTAAGATAAATCCAATAATTGTACATAGAACCATTTAAAACAAGACTCACCTCCATTGTTGAACCTGTAGTCAAATTTAGAAACCTTTGCAACCTGAGATTTATaatagtcattttatttatttttttgtgatgtCCTGGTTGTCATTACAAGGTCTATAAAGCCCTTTTATGGATTGTCagcaaaatatcattaaaaatatatgatcagTGTGGGGATATTGatatctttcaaaatgttttttatttaaaatatataattgtgAGTTTCTTGGTAGCCTAGCAgattaaggaactggtgttgtcactgctgtagggGACTAGGAAGggtgactgggagtttggaataggcatatgtacactgtggtatatgggatgactggccaatggggacctgctgtatagcacagagaaactctactcaatattctgtgataatccatacgggaaaagaatctaaaacagaatggatgtgtatatgttTGATGAaattgctttgttgtacagcagaaacgatcACTACCTTGTAAATtgactatgcttcaattaaactttaaaaagtgaaaaaaaatacaataggaattgactcctttttttttgcacCCTTTATTAGGTTTCTCCATTCTCAATCTCACACACCCTTTTCCCACACTTTTGCTTCCTAGAATCACTTACCAAATAAGTATCATGTACCAAAAAGCAAGtaggtacatacatatatttggtAAAATCATCTACCAAAAAACATTATATATGACATAAATCTTATATGATCCTTGACTAAGTCTTGTCTTGGGGAAATTTACACTCTGAAAAACAGTCCttttacaaataacaaaaagaGGCCACGGATATCTACATCACAAATAAAACTATGAATGCATGATGTAAAGAGTTAATAGTAAGTTCATGTTCCTGAATAACTGAAAGCCCTACTAGAAACTGTTACAATCTAAGACATAGACACAGTATCAATAACTCTTCCCTAACTATCAGCATCTTTGCTTAGCCAAGAACTTGGGTGGAGCTTTTAAGAAATACTTATTCCAGCTTCAGAATGGTTATGAGCTAGAATCCCTGCATTTAATTCATAACATATAGAAACGAGGTTGTTACTCCCTTCAAAGTATACAATACCAGTGGTAAAAATATGTGCTTTCTCCAGAATTATAGTTATGAAAAGATAAATCACATTAATGGTATAGTGTGTTCATTTTGGCATCAGCAACTAAAATtcataactataattttaaattgaagaCAGAGGTTGAAAATTGTCACTGGAGCGCTCCTAGTCATTATGCTAATCAGTGCCATCTACTCACCTAAAACAAGGGATGCCTTCGTGTTCCCCCATGTGATTCCTAGCCTGACTGCAGTCAGAGGAATTTATGAGTGGCTCTCCCCTTGGAGACAGTACCCTGGGAACTTGAATGTAATGTCTTGGTTATTCCCAAAGCATCTGAGCATAGGAAATGATGTCACTGATCTTTGTTAATTATTCAGGGTATCTTTGATTTCCCAATTGAggaaactttcttttaaatacaATTCACATGCTTTCTTTTGTTATTAGTTTTACTGTGCTTCCTTGAATATCTGGTTTTGAGTTTATTGTTTGTTGGATAGAGGCCTGAGCCACCCACAAATTATTTCAACATTCagtgttttccacaatggcttcTTCCCAAGTTTTATATCCAAAGATAAAGATAAACCATTTTAAGCATACCCTAGAAGTGGTTCAAAGATTCAGAATgagtagttccctttgtggctcagcgagttatgaacctgactagtatttatgacaTTGTAACTTCATTTCCTGGCATTAGTatgttaaggattcagggttgccatgagctatggtgtaggtctcatcacagcacagatcccgtgttgctgtagctgtggtcaggctggcagctgtagctctgattcaacccctagcctggttaaggtgcagtgggttaagtctctggcattgtcacacagctacagcttaggttgcccttgcagctcagatttaatccctggtcagGAAACATtgatgtgccatgagtgtggatgaaaaaagagaaagaaactgaggagtCTCCTGCACCTGGACTGAAAGTCTTCATcattgagaaaataataaatattgcaCCTACCATATTTAGGAGCAAGATTTCAGCACTGTGAATTAATTTTCCCTATGGTATGTCAAAgaccaaaatgtatttaaaggAGTATAAGTAGTTTACATTCATGACATGAAACATTATGTTTTTATCAAATTGAGATTTTACATACATCAAGAAGGAATCAGAAAATCAGCTTAAAActattcttagaagaaaaagaaagcagctaCTTGTATTTGTTTTCCCAGAAAAATCTTCCCAGATCCAtgtggatgattttttttaatacaaagaatacatacttttttaaaagtgggagtatcaaatgtaaaaaaaaattatcatttaattcTTAGAGAATTCtagagtaaaaaaataataaatataaattttgactTCTGTATACTTAAAAACAACTCACACATtaacacacataaacacaaatataatttCTAGTTCTGTTTAAATACAATAATATAAAATCATCAAGTAATAATACAAATTAGTATCAAAGTATTATTTTGGTGTCCTAAAATAGtcaaatcatttataaaatgtttctcaCTCTCTTTGTCCATTTCTCATTCTTGTTTTCAAGTGATGGGttacataacaaaaaaaaaagggttatttatgAAAGAGTATCAGGAACTAAGAAGAAATTAGGCAGCTAGGAATAAGCACAGGGCAAAcaagtaaaaatatacaaatgagtttttaaaaatatataaatgagtaaTCTACTAAAGGTATTCATCAAAAAACATGTGTTTACAACATACAGGCCGAATTTTTAGCCTCACTACAATTCTAACCTTTATTTAACTGATGTGTCTGAGATAGCACAATTGTAGAAGATAAAGAACATGAATTTTGGCTCTAATACCTTATATTAAAATATCAGATTTAGCATCTAGTATGACCTTTCAAAGGTAACCTTAGGCTTCAAACTAAAGAATAACCAAGATAGACCAAAATTTTGTGCATGTCTTAATCAGCTACATGAATATAGTGTGATTGCAGAGTGCTTATTTATGAATCGCATTAAATAtgttttgtaaaattaaattgttttcatttatgtgaAGGATGAATACATGTGAAATATGACTTCCAAATTTTATTACctacaaaatattaataagaattaaaaaacagtTTTTCATCAAATCATTGAACAACAAATGAGCACCAAACcaaagtttttcttgttttaatcatTGTTGttacattatattaaattgtattaaaataccTTTCTCATGAGATTAAACCCACTGAACCTCAATATTCTACGGTATCAAGTACCTTAAAAATACAGCTTTGTCCTGGCATTCTGACTTTGGGATGACAGTAAAATAATAGTGTGTTTGTCTAAATTCCTCTGGAAATTTCACCCTTgataatttccttaatttctctgatttatCTATAGTGCAAGATGGTGATTTATGAATGAAGGTATATTTTAATCCAAAGTATGTCCCATTAAACAATTACCTACTTAACTCAAGGAACCTGAAGGATAATAGCTAAAAATATGAGGTTAATTTACTCATTTGAAGACAACTCTTTAAGCAAGCATTTCTGTCAGTAATTAAGGAGCTGATTGTGTTTGTGCCTTACTTTTTCACTTTAGGAAACAGAGGCTAGAAAGATCAAAACAGAGATCTCAGATTTTTAGCAAAACATGATCATTCTGAAAAACTACAATCAAATCAGTTCCTCAACCCTCATACAGTCAGGAAACAAAGCATGATACATCCACAAGAAGAGTGCCACCAACACTAAGCCTAAGACAGAAAGCTGTGATAGCAGCTACCATTAAGTAGCCACTAGGTATGAGAAATTTTGTGTACATTATCTTATGTGATATACACAGAAAACCTCAAACTAATTCACTATCTTTTTCtagataagaaaactaagaatCACCTGATCTATAACTTGTTCTAGGAGACACAGCTACTAGCAGAGCCTGGATTAAAGTCTAAAATATAAACTAGAA
The nucleotide sequence above comes from Phacochoerus africanus isolate WHEZ1 chromosome 2, ROS_Pafr_v1, whole genome shotgun sequence. Encoded proteins:
- the LOC125120717 gene encoding olfactory receptor 8K3-like produces the protein MAWMDKWNQTVLSEFILMGITDLRELQAPFFGLFLSIYAISVVSNLGMIILTKVDSGLQTPMYFFLRHLAFIDLGYSTAVGPKMLVNFIADRNTISYHWCAIQLTFFILFIISELFILSAMAYDRYVAICHPLRYTAVMSQRVCWVLVAVPYLYSVFPSLITTIKIFISSFCGYNIIRHFYCDSLPLLALLCSSTLEIELFIQICSVFNLVSSLLIVLVSYILILKAILRMNTAQGRHKAFSTCGSHLTVVVVLYATLSFMYMQPKSSHSFDTDKMASVFYTLVIPMLNPMIYSLRNKEVKGALHRIWKNLHKHPIRN